From a single Eleginops maclovinus isolate JMC-PN-2008 ecotype Puerto Natales chromosome 18, JC_Emac_rtc_rv5, whole genome shotgun sequence genomic region:
- the ece2b gene encoding endothelin-converting enzyme 2b, with product MSLALQDLRNTMSSYKRATFEEDDVSDATADTASSPDAVEVGFRKGGVDLLGRRTRLEVLLSVLLLVSLLALLTCLLLLGLGFSSDSGRGLCLTEACVSVAAQMGEAMDRNVDPCSDFYQFSCGGWVRKNPLPDGRSRWSTFNSIWEQNQALLKHLLENGTFNGSSEAERKTQSYYLSCLNTQRIEELGAQPLVDLIAKIGGWNMTGPWDKDNFMEVLKVVSGPYRAQPFFSVGVSADPKNSNSNVIQVDQSGLFLPSRDYYLNKTANEKVLVAYLDYMVELGMLLGGERSSTLIQMQQILEFETALANITVPQDQRRDEEKIYHKVTIAELQLLAPAVEWLDFLSASLSPLDLNDTESVVLYAREYLQQVSELINRTDRSLLNNYMMWTLAQKSVASLDQRFENAQDKLLESLYGTKKSCTPRWQTCIGNTDDTLGFALGALFVKATFDKHSKDIAEEMINEIRSAFKDALDRLGWMDQHTKQAAKDKADAIYDMIGFPEFILDPKELDDVYDGYEVSYDSFFMNMLNFYNFSSRVMADQLRKTPNKDQWSMTPPTVNAYYMPTKNGIVFPAGILQAPFYAHDHPKALNFGGIGVVMGHELTHAFDDQGREYDKEGNLRPWWQNSSVEAFRQRTECMTDQYSRYTVNGEHVNGKQTLGENIADNGGLKAAYNAYRSWVQKNGEEKRLPAVNLTNDQLFFVGFAQVWCSVRTPESAHEGLVTDPHSPPRYRVIGTLANSPDFSRHFNCPVGTPMNTGGRCEVW from the exons GTGGGCTTCAGGAAGGGCGGCGTGGATCTGCTGGGCCGGAGGACCCGGCTGGAGGTTCTGCTGTCGGTGCTGCTGTTGGTATCTCTGCTGGCTCTGCTGacctgcctgctgctgctggggctgGGCTTCAGCTCAG acagTGGGCGGGGCCTGTGCCTGACAGAGGCCTGCGTCTCGGTGGCGGCTCAGATGGGGGAGGCGATGGACCGCAATGTGGATCCCTGCTCAGACTTCTACCAGTTCTCCTGTGGAGGCTGGGTGAGGAAGAACCCGCTGCCCGACGGACGATCCAGGTGGTCCACCTTCAACAGCATCTGGGAGCAGAACCAGGCCCTGCTCAAACACCTGCTgg AGAACGGGACCTTTAACGGCAGCAGTGAAGCCGAGAGGAAGACCCAGTCCTACTACCTGTCCTGCCTGAACACCCAGAGGATCGAGGAGCTGGGGGCCCAGCCGCTCGTAGACCTCATCGCCAAG ATCGGGGGCTGGAACATGACGGGCCCCTGGGATAAAGACAACTTCATGGAGGTCCTGAAGGTGGTTTCTGGCCCCTACAGAGCGCAGCCTTTCTTCAGCGTCGGAGTCAGCGCCGACCCCAAAAACTCGAACAGCAACGTCATCCAG GTGGACCAATCAGGGCTCTTCCTGCCGTCCAGAGATTATTACCTCAACAAGACAGCCAATGAGAAG GTGCTTGTGGCCTACCTGGACTACATGGTGGAGCTGGGCATGTTGCTTGGTGGAGAGAGGAGCTCCACCCTGATCCAGATGCAGCAGATCCTGGAGTTTGAGACTGCGCTCGCCAACATCACCGTCCCTCAGGACCAGCGGCGAGACGAGGAGAAGATCTACCACAAGGTCACCATCGCCGAGCTGCAG CTGCTGGCCCCGGCTGTGGAGTGGCTGGACTTCCTGTCggcctccctttctcctctggATCTGAACGACACTGAGTCCGTGGTGCTTTACGCCCGGGAGTACCTGCAGCAGGTGTCCGAGCTCATCAACCGGACCGACCGCAG CCTGCTCAACAACTACATGATGTGGACGCTGGCTCAGAAGAGCGTGGCCAGTTTGGATCAGCGCTTCGAGAACGCTCAGGACAAGCTGCTGGAGAGCCTGTACGGTACCAAGAAG TCGTGCACCCCCCGCTGGCAGACGTGCATCGGGAACACTGACGACACGCTGGGCTTCGCTCTGGGGGCGCTGTTCGTGAAGGCGACCTTCGACAAACACAGCAAGGACATT GCAGAGGAGATGATTAATGAGATCCGCTCGGCGTTTAAAGACGCTCTGGACCGGCTGGGCTGGATGGACCAGCACACCAAACAGGCTGCTAAAGACAAG GCCGACGCCATCTACGATATGATCGGCTTCCCAGAATTCATCCTGGACCCCAAAGAGCTGGACGATGTGTACGACGGG TACGAGGTGTCGTACGACAGCTTCTTCATGAACATGCTCAACTTCTACAACTTCTCCTCCCGCGTGATGGCCGACCAGCTGAGGAAGACCCCCAACAAAGACca aTGGAGTATGACCCCCCCCACCGTTAATGCCTACTACATGCCCACTAAGAACGGCATCGTCTTCCCCGCCGGGATCCTGCAGGCTCCTTTCTACGCCCACGACCACCCTAA ggcGTTGAACTTCGGGGGCATCGGGGTGGTGATGGGTCACGAGCTCACGCACGCCTTCGACGATCAGG GGCGCGAGTATGATAAAGAAGGGAACTTAAGGCCGTGGTGGCAGAACTCGTCGGTGGAGGCGTTTCGTCAGAGAACCGAGTGCATGACGGATCAGTACAGCCGCTACACCGTCAACGGAGAACACGTCAACGGAAAACAGACGCTCGGAGAAAACATTGCCGACAACGGAGGACTGAAGGCTGCGTACAAC GCTTATCGGTCGTGGGTGCAGAAGAACGGAGAGGAGAAGAGGCTTCCCGCCGTTAACCTGACCAATGATCAGCTCTTCTTCGTTGGATTTGCTCAG GTGTGGTGTTCGGTCAGGACACCGGAGAGTGCTCACGAGGGTTTAGTGACCGACCCCCACAGTCCCCCCCGATACAGAGTCATAGGCACACTTGCCAACTCTCCGGACTTCAGCCGCCATTTCAACTGCCCCGTAGGGACGCCCATGAACACCGGAGGGCGCTGCGAGGTCTGGTAG